From Bacteroidota bacterium, one genomic window encodes:
- a CDS encoding histidine kinase, with the protein MKKLTEKIQLFVLKKAELLLFLLFGLIYFAMAIFGRGNYWNSFEPTNLIAIILCFPIVFVINSYLFIPIFAKNNRWILYFVLVIVLFLCIEWARILANSAEQFLGKQNITIAFVLTFAMSWLFITTRDWFLNLRLIEKLKAENLITEIAFLKAQVDPHFMFNTLNAVYALALEEESPKTADSIIKLSTLMRYNLHDSNAEFISIEKEIDYIEKYIALQTLRLNKNNHLDVDIKVDADVTPDIKIAPLLLITFIENAFKYGVSPSKETAITIRIHVAIHLIELEVSNTVIINTDERNLKGIGLQNVKKRLNLLYPKLHTLVSKQSGEKYFTQLVIKFQK; encoded by the coding sequence TTGAAAAAATTAACAGAGAAAATTCAATTATTTGTACTTAAGAAAGCTGAGTTACTTCTATTTCTCCTTTTTGGATTAATTTATTTTGCCATGGCAATTTTCGGTCGAGGCAATTATTGGAATTCATTTGAGCCAACAAATCTCATTGCTATCATTCTTTGTTTCCCAATTGTTTTTGTTATCAACTCTTATTTGTTCATTCCAATATTTGCAAAAAATAATAGATGGATTTTGTATTTCGTTTTAGTAATTGTTTTATTCTTATGTATTGAGTGGGCAAGAATTTTAGCAAATTCAGCCGAACAGTTTTTAGGAAAGCAAAACATTACCATTGCATTTGTTTTGACATTTGCTATGTCCTGGCTTTTTATAACTACAAGAGATTGGTTTCTTAATTTAAGACTAATTGAAAAATTAAAGGCAGAAAATTTAATAACGGAAATCGCTTTTCTTAAAGCACAAGTTGATCCACACTTCATGTTCAATACACTTAATGCAGTGTATGCCTTAGCTTTAGAAGAAGAAAGCCCAAAAACCGCAGACAGTATTATAAAATTAAGCACATTGATGCGATACAACCTTCATGATTCCAATGCAGAATTTATTAGTATAGAAAAAGAAATTGATTACATTGAAAAATATATTGCATTGCAAACATTAAGGTTAAATAAAAATAATCATCTTGATGTAGATATAAAAGTGGACGCAGACGTTACTCCTGATATTAAAATTGCACCACTATTATTAATCACGTTTATTGAAAATGCATTTAAATATGGAGTAAGCCCTTCTAAGGAAACAGCCATTACAATTAGAATTCATGTAGCCATTCACTTGATTGAATTGGAAGTATCGAACACAGTTATTATTAATACTGATGAGCGTAATTTAAAAGGTATCGGATTACAGAATGTAAAAAAGCGTCTTAATTTATTATATCCGAAACTGCATACATTAGTATCCAAACAATCAGGGGAAAAATATTTTACTCAATTAGTAATTAAATTTCAAAAATGA
- a CDS encoding response regulator transcription factor, with amino-acid sequence MIKCVAIDDEPKAIEIIKNHVSKIEYLQLEHVFTDALKAIKYLQENEIELLFLDINMPDIDGLNFVKHLSKKPMVIFTTAHSEYAIESYEVEAIDFLLKPFDFSRFLVATNKAKERLLKSPMVTPAFFFVSSGNQKIKIVYDDILFIKGDGNYVTYQTKSDKIIVRTSITAAQSELPSNTFIQIHRSTIVSLKWVSKVEDNLVYIAEHKFPISSTYRESFLRAIGTK; translated from the coding sequence ATGATAAAGTGTGTTGCCATTGATGATGAGCCTAAGGCTATTGAAATAATTAAAAATCATGTTTCCAAAATTGAATATTTGCAATTAGAACATGTGTTTACAGATGCTTTAAAAGCTATAAAATATTTGCAGGAAAATGAAATAGAACTCCTCTTTCTCGACATTAATATGCCGGATATAGACGGATTAAATTTTGTGAAACACCTGAGTAAAAAACCAATGGTAATTTTCACCACCGCTCATAGTGAATATGCAATAGAAAGCTACGAAGTTGAAGCTATTGACTTCCTATTAAAACCGTTTGACTTTTCAAGATTTTTAGTTGCAACCAACAAAGCGAAAGAGCGGCTATTAAAATCTCCAATGGTCACACCTGCATTCTTTTTTGTTAGTTCTGGAAATCAAAAAATAAAAATAGTTTATGATGATATTCTTTTTATCAAAGGCGATGGCAATTACGTTACCTATCAAACAAAATCAGACAAGATAATTGTGCGGACTTCAATAACTGCAGCCCAAAGCGAACTTCCTTCAAACACATTTATTCAAATTCATAGAAGCACAATTGTTTCACTAAAATGGGTTAGCAAAGTTGAAGACAATCTTGTTTATATTGCTGAGCATAAATTTCCAATTAGTTCAACCTATCGGGAATCCTTTTTAAGAGCAATAGGAACAAAATAA
- a CDS encoding YdeI/OmpD-associated family protein, protein MTSKISKGILHEVPSDIEKALTSNEAIRIKWESLTPIQRNEWICWITIVKKQETRNEHILRMIEDLKEGKRKPCCWPGCPHRRPTAKKWFKKLDI, encoded by the coding sequence ATGACTAGTAAAATTTCCAAAGGCATATTGCACGAAGTGCCAAGTGATATTGAAAAAGCATTGACATCCAATGAAGCCATTCGTATAAAATGGGAAAGTCTTACGCCTATTCAACGTAACGAATGGATTTGCTGGATCACCATCGTAAAAAAACAAGAAACACGAAACGAGCATATCCTCAGGATGATTGAAGATCTTAAAGAAGGAAAACGTAAGCCCTGCTGCTGGCCTGGTTGTCCGCATCGCAGACCCACAGCAAAAAAATGGTTTAAAAAACTTGATATATGA
- a CDS encoding DUF2200 domain-containing protein: MKTTPEHDKRIANMTFASVYPHYITKVVGKGRTKEELHKVIEWLTGFDDKKLHELIDEKVTFETFFKRAKLHPNAHLITGVICGYRIEEIENPLTKQTRYLDKLVDELAKGRKMEKILRTA, translated from the coding sequence ATGAAAACAACACCTGAACACGATAAACGAATTGCGAACATGACATTTGCATCGGTATATCCACACTATATTACTAAAGTGGTAGGTAAGGGCAGGACTAAAGAAGAACTACATAAAGTAATTGAGTGGTTGACCGGATTTGATGATAAAAAACTCCACGAATTAATTGATGAAAAGGTAACTTTTGAAACATTTTTCAAAAGAGCAAAATTGCATCCGAACGCTCATCTCATAACAGGAGTGATTTGCGGATATCGGATAGAAGAAATTGAAAATCCTTTAACAAAACAAACAAGGTATTTAGATAAGTTGGTGGACGAATTGGCGAAAGGGCGAAAGATGGAAAAGATTTTAAGAACTGCATAA
- a CDS encoding dihydrofolate reductase family protein translates to MKKVIAGINMTLDGFCDHTAINPDEEIHSHYADLLSNADIVLYGRITYQLMEFWRTFAENPSGEKSMDDFAIVMDKIQKIVFSHTLKNVDWKSAKLATQTIQEELIELKQQSGRDILVGSRSLIIQLINLNLIDELQLMVHPVIAGSGLCLFEQINDRTILKLVKTKIFNCGAVILFYEPIKTP, encoded by the coding sequence ATGAAAAAAGTAATTGCAGGAATCAATATGACGCTTGACGGATTTTGCGACCATACAGCAATAAATCCGGACGAAGAAATACATTCACATTATGCTGACTTATTAAGTAACGCTGACATAGTTCTATACGGTAGGATAACTTATCAACTTATGGAATTTTGGCGAACATTTGCAGAAAATCCATCAGGTGAAAAGTCAATGGACGACTTTGCAATTGTAATGGACAAAATTCAAAAAATTGTTTTTTCTCACACACTTAAAAATGTAGATTGGAAAAGTGCAAAGTTGGCTACCCAAACAATTCAAGAAGAACTGATAGAACTTAAACAACAATCCGGAAGAGACATTTTAGTTGGAAGTCGGAGTTTAATAATACAGTTAATAAATCTAAATTTAATTGATGAATTACAACTCATGGTGCACCCGGTAATAGCAGGCAGTGGTTTATGTTTATTTGAACAGATAAATGATAGAACTATTCTTAAACTTGTAAAGACAAAAATTTTTAATTGCGGCGCAGTGATACTTTTTTATGAGCCAATAAAAACTCCTTAA
- a CDS encoding DUF4287 domain-containing protein, whose protein sequence is MDKATQTMIDNLHNNTGKTLEQWTAIVKSKNFAKHGEIINFLKDTHGLTHGFANLIAHKARGSDAGSADNLDDLITQQYQGKEHFIPIYEKLISEIQSYGKDIEIAPKNTYVSLRRKKQFAIFNPATKTRFEIGINLKGQEPKGKLEAEKPNSMCSHKIKIEDINEIDSEVLKWIKTAYDKAG, encoded by the coding sequence ATGGATAAAGCAACACAAACAATGATTGATAACCTGCATAACAACACAGGTAAAACATTAGAACAGTGGACAGCCATTGTTAAATCAAAAAACTTTGCAAAGCATGGAGAAATTATCAATTTTCTTAAAGACACTCACGGGTTAACGCATGGTTTTGCAAACTTGATTGCACATAAGGCTAGAGGTTCTGATGCAGGTTCAGCAGATAATCTAGATGACTTGATAACACAGCAATATCAAGGCAAGGAACATTTCATACCGATTTATGAAAAACTGATTTCAGAAATTCAGAGCTATGGAAAAGACATTGAGATTGCTCCCAAAAATACTTATGTGAGTTTGAGACGTAAAAAACAGTTTGCAATTTTTAATCCTGCAACAAAAACACGATTTGAAATTGGAATTAATCTGAAAGGACAAGAGCCCAAAGGAAAATTAGAAGCCGAAAAACCAAATTCAATGTGTTCACATAAAATCAAAATAGAAGACATTAACGAAATTGATTCGGAAGTATTAAAGTGGATAAAAACTGCTTACGACAAAGCAGGATAA
- a CDS encoding DUF2867 domain-containing protein: MQVKAEKTPITEGIKYALPEIDFIDTFSTTNHQDDLYCISNLIFGTMPNWVEILIKLRNTIVKIFGLKTEKPEDFNTTCIVGGYVGFFQIFSIQENEIILGADDKHLNFRVSIYDSDEKQFNIKVTTLVQYNNRFGKIYMAIIKPLHLPIIKSMIKQAYKSDT, translated from the coding sequence ATGCAAGTAAAAGCAGAGAAAACACCTATAACAGAAGGAATTAAATATGCACTTCCGGAAATAGATTTTATTGATACGTTTTCAACCACAAATCATCAAGACGATTTGTATTGCATATCAAATTTAATTTTTGGTACAATGCCAAACTGGGTAGAAATTTTAATTAAACTTAGAAATACTATTGTTAAAATATTTGGTTTAAAAACGGAAAAGCCAGAGGATTTCAATACAACATGTATAGTAGGTGGGTATGTAGGTTTTTTTCAGATTTTTAGTATTCAAGAAAATGAAATAATACTTGGCGCAGATGATAAGCATTTAAATTTCAGAGTGAGCATTTATGATTCTGATGAAAAACAATTTAATATTAAAGTCACCACCTTGGTTCAATACAATAATCGCTTTGGAAAAATTTATATGGCTATTATAAAACCCCTTCATTTACCAATTATAAAAAGTATGATAAAGCAAGCGTATAAATCAGATACGTAA
- a CDS encoding DUF2975 domain-containing protein, with amino-acid sequence MSKTNNYIFLGLKIIAWLIFVGLSIEAGGLIVNFFFSLYKPEFVQNLYQKLDLGEMYNQSKSAFYGVYSFILVISFLKAYLFYLVINLVSNFNLSKPFNTYVSNHITQISYYTFSIGLISYIAQQFAKNLMHRGYVTDNLNQFWEDSQAFILMAAIVYIIAAIFKKGIDIQNENDLTV; translated from the coding sequence ATGTCAAAAACAAATAATTACATATTTCTGGGCCTAAAAATCATAGCTTGGTTAATTTTCGTTGGCTTATCTATTGAAGCCGGAGGCTTAATAGTAAATTTCTTTTTCAGTCTTTACAAACCTGAATTTGTCCAAAACTTATATCAAAAGTTAGACTTAGGTGAAATGTATAATCAAAGTAAATCTGCATTTTATGGTGTGTATAGTTTTATATTGGTTATATCCTTTTTAAAAGCATATCTATTTTATTTGGTTATCAACCTTGTAAGTAATTTCAATTTATCCAAACCATTTAACACCTATGTTTCAAACCATATAACACAAATCAGCTATTACACTTTTTCTATCGGACTGATAAGTTACATAGCTCAACAATTTGCTAAAAATTTAATGCATCGTGGATATGTCACCGATAATTTAAATCAGTTTTGGGAAGACAGTCAAGCCTTTATTTTAATGGCAGCTATAGTCTATATAATTGCAGCAATTTTTAAAAAAGGAATTGATATTCAAAACGAAAACGATTTAACTGTATAA
- a CDS encoding helix-turn-helix transcriptional regulator produces MPIIVNLDVMMAKRKISLNELSEKVELTLSNLSILKTGKAKAIRFSTLESICKALDCQPGDILEYVSSEK; encoded by the coding sequence ATGCCAATCATTGTAAACTTAGACGTAATGATGGCAAAGCGTAAAATATCGCTTAACGAGCTATCAGAAAAAGTTGAATTAACACTTTCAAACCTTTCTATTTTAAAAACAGGCAAGGCAAAAGCAATTCGCTTTAGCACATTAGAATCCATTTGTAAAGCATTAGATTGTCAACCCGGCGACATTTTAGAATATGTCAGTAGCGAAAAATAG
- a CDS encoding peptidoglycan DD-metalloendopeptidase family protein yields MKTLLLVFTLTFTMNSMLGQPESVNYIAISNKFETYYNAEKYDSIFSMFSTEMQSALPLDKTLDFLKGLNSQVGKIQKREFIKYEGTDAIYKTNFDRAILAIHISLDNNDKINGLLINAFKDESLPKIERNITTLLLPFKDEWTVVWGGDTKELNYHVVNNAQKNAFDFVITDAKGNSFMTNGKTNEDYYAFGKNLFAPCDGEIVLVIDGVKENIVGEMNKIDVAGNTVIIKTANNEFLVFCHFKNQTISVKQGQKIKQGDLLGECGNTGHSSEPHLHFNIQNGIDMNSATGIKCYFDKLVVNGQLKTDYSPIQNEKIKP; encoded by the coding sequence ATGAAAACTTTACTACTCGTATTCACACTGACATTCACTATGAATTCAATGTTAGGTCAACCAGAAAGTGTCAATTACATTGCAATTTCTAACAAATTTGAAACCTACTACAATGCGGAAAAGTATGATAGTATTTTCTCAATGTTTTCAACTGAAATGCAAAGTGCATTGCCACTAGATAAAACACTTGACTTCTTGAAAGGCCTAAATTCGCAAGTAGGTAAAATTCAAAAAAGAGAATTTATAAAGTATGAAGGAACAGACGCTATTTACAAAACAAATTTCGACAGGGCAATATTGGCAATACATATTTCTTTGGATAATAATGATAAAATTAACGGCCTATTAATTAATGCTTTTAAAGATGAAAGCCTACCAAAAATAGAAAGGAACATCACTACATTACTATTACCATTTAAGGACGAATGGACTGTTGTATGGGGCGGAGACACAAAAGAATTAAATTATCACGTTGTAAATAATGCGCAAAAAAATGCTTTTGATTTTGTAATTACAGACGCAAAAGGAAATTCCTTCATGACCAATGGTAAAACAAACGAAGACTACTACGCATTTGGAAAGAATCTATTTGCACCTTGCGATGGGGAAATTGTTTTAGTAATTGACGGAGTGAAAGAAAATATAGTTGGAGAAATGAACAAAATTGATGTAGCAGGTAACACTGTAATTATAAAAACTGCAAATAATGAATTTTTAGTTTTCTGTCATTTCAAAAATCAAACTATTAGTGTTAAACAAGGACAAAAAATTAAACAAGGTGATCTATTGGGGGAATGCGGAAATACTGGACATTCATCTGAACCACATTTACACTTCAATATTCAGAACGGAATTGATATGAATTCAGCAACAGGAATAAAATGTTACTTTGATAAACTAGTTGTAAATGGGCAATTGAAGACGGATTATTCACCAATTCAAAATGAGAAAATAAAACCTTAA
- a CDS encoding alpha/beta hydrolase, with protein MNGVLKRNNVTVLGEGNKVLLFAHGFGCDQNAWNHIKNHLTDNYKLVLFDFVGAGKSDLSSYDSKKYSSLDGYAKDIIEICDALEIKNAIFIGHSVGCMIGALASINRPDMFEKLILIGPSPRYINAHDYIGGFEQETIDSLFEVMDEDYISWSKSLAPAIMNTENGESLTNELSDSFCSIDPIIAKQFARVTFLSDNRNDLPLIPVKSLTIQCSNDMIAPISVGHYINANTPDNTLIILEANGHCPHMSHPIETADAIREFLK; from the coding sequence ATGAACGGTGTATTGAAAAGAAATAATGTAACTGTGTTAGGTGAAGGAAATAAAGTGCTGTTGTTTGCCCATGGATTTGGATGCGATCAGAATGCGTGGAACCATATTAAAAATCATCTTACCGATAATTATAAGCTTGTTTTGTTTGATTTTGTAGGTGCAGGGAAATCAGATTTATCATCTTATGATTCAAAAAAATATAGTTCCTTAGATGGCTATGCAAAGGACATCATTGAAATCTGTGATGCATTAGAAATAAAAAATGCAATTTTCATTGGTCATTCCGTAGGCTGTATGATAGGAGCATTGGCTTCAATAAATAGACCGGATATGTTTGAAAAACTTATTCTCATTGGTCCGTCACCACGCTATATAAATGCACATGATTATATCGGTGGATTTGAGCAGGAAACTATTGATTCTTTATTTGAGGTGATGGATGAAGATTACATTAGCTGGTCCAAATCTTTAGCTCCTGCAATTATGAATACTGAAAACGGCGAATCACTTACGAATGAATTGTCGGATAGCTTTTGTTCCATTGATCCAATAATTGCAAAACAATTTGCAAGAGTTACGTTTTTGTCGGATAATAGAAACGACCTTCCTCTAATTCCTGTGAAAAGTTTGACTATACAATGCTCTAACGATATGATAGCACCGATATCTGTCGGTCATTATATCAATGCAAATACACCTGATAATACTTTAATAATTTTAGAAGCAAATGGCCATTGTCCGCACATGAGTCATCCAATTGAAACTGCAGATGCCATTCGTGAATTTTTAAAATAG
- a CDS encoding helix-turn-helix transcriptional regulator — MMVQEELKKLGLKYVVVDLGSVEVLEDITEMQREQLKINLLKSGLELMDDKKAILIEKIKNVITEMIHYSDELPKENYSDYISKKLGYDYTYLANTFSEVKGITIQQFIIIHKIEKVKELLLYDELNLTEISYKLDYSSVAHLSNQFKKITGLTPSFYKQLKQKRKANLENM, encoded by the coding sequence ATGATGGTGCAGGAAGAATTGAAGAAGCTGGGGCTAAAATATGTTGTCGTGGATCTTGGTTCAGTTGAAGTATTGGAAGATATCACTGAAATGCAACGTGAGCAATTGAAAATAAATTTGTTGAAATCAGGTTTGGAATTAATGGATGATAAAAAAGCCATCCTGATTGAAAAAATAAAAAATGTGATTACAGAAATGATTCATTATTCCGATGAATTACCAAAAGAAAATTACTCTGATTATATCAGTAAAAAATTAGGTTACGATTACACTTACCTCGCAAATACTTTTTCAGAAGTAAAGGGCATTACAATACAACAATTTATTATTATCCATAAAATTGAAAAAGTAAAAGAACTGTTGCTGTACGACGAACTTAATCTTACAGAGATTTCCTATAAGCTGGATTATAGCAGTGTAGCACATCTTTCAAATCAATTCAAGAAAATCACAGGTTTAACTCCTTCCTTCTATAAGCAATTGAAGCAAAAGAGGAAAGCAAATTTGGAAAACATGTGA
- a CDS encoding cupin domain-containing protein — translation MITSELDKSKAYITVEIIEYVPNAVVNKTILKKSTGNISVMSFDIGEGLTEKISPFDTFAQIIEGKAEIIIDGNSFLLETGQSIIIPAHKPNLVRANGRFKMISTIIKSGYESF, via the coding sequence ATGATAACTAGTGAACTCGATAAATCAAAAGCATACATTACTGTGGAAATTATTGAATACGTCCCCAATGCAGTGGTGAATAAAACGATTTTAAAAAAATCAACAGGCAACATCAGCGTAATGTCGTTTGACATTGGTGAAGGACTTACAGAAAAAATTTCTCCATTCGACACATTTGCTCAAATAATTGAAGGCAAAGCAGAGATAATTATTGATGGAAATTCTTTTCTATTAGAAACCGGCCAATCCATCATCATCCCGGCTCATAAACCAAATCTTGTAAGAGCGAATGGTAGATTTAAAATGATATCCACCATTATAAAAAGCGGATATGAATCTTTTTAA
- a CDS encoding PorT family protein: protein MKSTLLVITTAIIILSSNFSAIAQDESTPLKRGELGLRYMPTFTSVDITDSQGNDVTGVVHMQQGFGLMLGFSLSSNFGLQGELNYLAISQQYSDNDLDRQVNLQYINVPVLFSVSTSKSKQFNLKAVAGPEFSFNIGAKTKSSGSQNSDTLNTTLVVSKGNVGFAYGGGLQFAITKNHNLFFDLGYRGYVAFKEQTTTIDNGNGTAINVKLPKARNGLYIGVALQF, encoded by the coding sequence ATGAAATCAACATTATTAGTAATTACAACTGCGATAATAATATTATCGAGTAACTTCTCTGCTATTGCTCAGGACGAATCGACACCACTTAAAAGAGGGGAATTAGGACTTCGCTACATGCCGACATTTACATCGGTGGATATTACCGATTCACAAGGAAATGATGTAACTGGAGTAGTGCACATGCAGCAAGGTTTTGGCCTTATGTTAGGATTCAGTTTATCATCGAATTTTGGACTTCAAGGTGAATTAAATTACTTAGCTATTTCACAACAATATTCCGACAATGATTTAGATCGCCAGGTTAATTTACAGTATATCAATGTTCCTGTATTATTTTCAGTAAGTACAAGCAAATCCAAACAATTTAATTTAAAGGCTGTAGCAGGACCGGAATTTTCTTTTAATATAGGTGCTAAAACAAAGTCAAGTGGTTCTCAAAATAGTGATACCTTAAATACCACATTGGTAGTTTCCAAAGGCAATGTAGGTTTCGCTTATGGTGGTGGATTACAATTCGCTATTACCAAAAATCATAATTTATTCTTTGACTTAGGATACCGTGGGTATGTTGCTTTTAAAGAACAGACTACTACTATTGATAATGGCAATGGTACTGCTATAAATGTGAAACTTCCTAAAGCTAGAAATGGCTTATATATAGGAGTAGCATTACAGTTTTAA
- a CDS encoding lmo0937 family membrane protein, whose protein sequence is MLIYILNTLAIILFILWVIGYFVLDGGSLIHIALAIGLLMVSYIIVRANK, encoded by the coding sequence TTGTTGATATATATCCTTAATACCTTAGCCATCATTTTATTTATATTATGGGTAATCGGTTACTTTGTTCTTGATGGAGGCTCACTAATTCATATAGCTCTTGCTATTGGATTATTAATGGTTAGTTATATAATTGTTAGGGCTAATAAGTAA
- a CDS encoding linear amide C-N hydrolase, translating to MHLIKYHFTLLLFIGVTHTAHPCSSFVLKNEKTILLGKNFDWTFDQGYLIKNIRNTTKVAYFSHNGQPASWTSKYGSITFNQNGKEMPYGGMNEKGLVVEMLWLDDIRFNISENKPYLNELEWIQYQLDNFENIKEVIAQIDIHKIYPVKGKIHYILADASGNSVIIEYLDGIPNIYEKEGNTCQAITNRTVNYSEKNKDNMEDIPKRNTSEMYRYHQIEKDIKQLQESEDFSEKSAFEILKNVSITKGNFKTVWSIVYNIENKSISFFSHSDKKLKHINLNNLDFEHTISYFDINQNTEIILDGKLQPINYQANFEAMSASLTHLDFDINLSKELSAHQMNQTLLSVSYFSQNYFHFDIRIPLEEAGNRLIFAVMDNEENFKNRSAVTGGYLLGTTVIGVYNCHIYGLKNGNYSMIALIDLNRNSQLDFDSNGNPIEPYATFNEFKPKSMEEITFQNTSGYFDIHNSNLTLEWK from the coding sequence ATGCATTTAATAAAATACCATTTCACACTTTTACTTTTTATAGGCGTAACACATACTGCTCATCCATGTTCTTCATTTGTGTTAAAGAATGAAAAAACAATTTTACTTGGTAAAAATTTTGACTGGACTTTTGATCAAGGCTATCTCATCAAAAATATTAGAAACACCACTAAGGTTGCTTACTTTTCACATAACGGTCAACCAGCAAGCTGGACAAGTAAATATGGTAGCATCACTTTTAATCAGAATGGAAAAGAAATGCCTTATGGCGGGATGAATGAAAAAGGACTTGTGGTTGAAATGCTTTGGTTAGATGATATTCGTTTTAATATTTCTGAAAACAAGCCTTACCTAAATGAATTAGAATGGATACAATATCAGTTGGATAATTTTGAAAACATCAAAGAAGTTATAGCCCAAATTGATATCCATAAAATATATCCTGTAAAAGGTAAAATTCATTACATATTAGCAGATGCAAGCGGCAACTCAGTAATTATTGAATATTTAGATGGCATACCAAATATTTATGAAAAAGAAGGCAATACATGTCAGGCTATTACAAATAGAACAGTAAATTATTCAGAAAAGAATAAGGATAATATGGAAGATATTCCAAAACGGAATACATCAGAAATGTATCGCTATCATCAAATAGAAAAGGATATAAAACAGTTGCAAGAATCAGAGGATTTTTCAGAAAAAAGTGCGTTTGAAATTTTGAAGAATGTAAGTATAACAAAAGGAAATTTTAAAACTGTTTGGTCTATTGTTTATAATATTGAAAATAAAAGCATTTCATTCTTTTCTCATTCAGATAAAAAACTTAAACACATTAATTTAAATAATTTAGATTTTGAACATACAATTAGTTATTTCGACATCAACCAGAATACAGAAATTATTTTAGATGGTAAACTACAACCAATTAATTACCAAGCAAACTTTGAGGCTATGTCTGCTTCATTAACTCATTTAGATTTTGATATTAATTTAAGTAAAGAATTAAGTGCGCATCAAATGAATCAAACATTGCTTTCGGTATCTTACTTTTCACAAAACTATTTCCATTTTGATATTCGTATCCCTTTAGAAGAAGCCGGCAATCGTTTGATATTTGCTGTGATGGACAATGAAGAAAATTTTAAAAATCGCAGTGCAGTAACTGGTGGCTATCTTTTGGGAACTACCGTAATTGGTGTTTATAACTGCCATATATACGGGCTTAAAAATGGAAATTATTCAATGATAGCTTTGATAGATTTAAATAGAAACTCACAACTCGATTTTGATAGTAATGGAAATCCAATTGAACCCTATGCCACCTTCAATGAATTTAAACCGAAATCAATGGAGGAAATTACATTTCAAAATACTTCAGGCTACTTCGATATTCATAATTCTAACCTCACATTAGAATGGAAATAA
- the arr gene encoding NAD(+)--rifampin ADP-ribosyltransferase, whose product MQQNNDSNNASPTPFAQTYFHGTKAVLKIGDHIEVGFNSNFGQRKNAKYIFLTATLDAAIWGAELSIGDGIERIYLVEPTGSIEDDPDLTDKKFPGNPTMSYRSIHPFKVVGEITVWQGHHREQVDAMKDGLGKLKEQGVHSLNDE is encoded by the coding sequence ATGCAACAAAACAACGATTCAAACAATGCCTCCCCCACTCCTTTTGCCCAAACCTATTTTCATGGAACAAAAGCAGTTTTAAAGATTGGTGATCATATTGAAGTGGGTTTTAATTCAAATTTTGGTCAAAGAAAAAATGCAAAATATATATTCTTAACAGCAACTTTAGATGCTGCAATTTGGGGTGCAGAATTATCTATTGGAGATGGTATTGAAAGAATATATTTAGTAGAGCCGACAGGAAGTATTGAAGATGATCCAGATTTAACTGATAAAAAATTTCCGGGTAATCCTACCATGTCATATCGTTCAATACATCCCTTTAAAGTAGTTGGAGAAATTACCGTTTGGCAAGGTCATCACAGAGAACAAGTGGACGCCATGAAAGACGGATTAGGTAAACTTAAAGAACAAGGTGTTCATTCTTTAAATGACGAATAA